In Flavobacterium lacustre, a genomic segment contains:
- the recA gene encoding recombinase RecA, with amino-acid sequence MSSEKEAKLKALQLTLDKLDKTYGKGTVMKMGDKAIEEVETISSGSLGIDLALGVGGYPKGRIIEIYGPESSGKTTLTLHAIAEAQKAGGIAAFIDAEHAFDRNYAEKLGVDIENLIISQPDNGEQALEIAENLIRSGAIDIVVIDSVAALTPKSEIEGEMGDSKMGLHARLMSQALRKLTGTISKTHCTVFFINQLREKIGVMFGNPETTTGGNALKFYASVRLDIRRSTQIKDGDNVLGNRTKVKVVKNKVAPPFKVAEFDIMYGEGISKTGEILDLAVEFEVIKKAGSWFSYGETKLGQGRDAVKSLIKDNPELADELEAKIKAHIKELANA; translated from the coding sequence ATGAGTTCAGAGAAAGAAGCCAAATTAAAAGCGCTACAACTTACGCTTGACAAACTTGATAAAACCTACGGAAAAGGTACGGTGATGAAAATGGGCGATAAAGCTATCGAGGAAGTAGAAACTATTTCTTCTGGATCTTTAGGAATCGATTTAGCCTTAGGAGTTGGCGGATATCCAAAAGGAAGAATTATAGAAATTTACGGTCCAGAATCGTCAGGAAAAACTACTTTGACACTTCATGCTATCGCCGAAGCTCAAAAAGCGGGTGGAATTGCTGCTTTTATTGATGCGGAACACGCTTTTGATAGAAACTATGCGGAAAAATTAGGTGTTGATATCGAAAATCTAATCATTTCCCAACCGGATAATGGAGAACAAGCATTAGAAATTGCCGAAAACTTAATTCGTTCCGGCGCCATTGACATTGTAGTAATTGACTCCGTTGCGGCTTTGACTCCAAAAAGTGAAATTGAAGGTGAAATGGGAGATTCAAAAATGGGTCTTCATGCTCGTTTGATGTCACAAGCGTTAAGAAAATTAACAGGAACCATCAGCAAAACTCATTGTACGGTTTTCTTTATCAACCAATTGAGAGAGAAAATTGGAGTAATGTTTGGAAATCCGGAAACAACAACGGGTGGAAATGCATTAAAATTTTATGCTTCAGTTCGTTTAGATATTCGTCGTTCTACTCAAATTAAAGATGGTGATAACGTACTTGGAAACAGAACCAAAGTAAAAGTGGTGAAAAACAAAGTGGCACCACCTTTTAAAGTAGCTGAATTTGATATCATGTATGGAGAAGGAATTTCAAAAACCGGAGAGATTTTAGATCTTGCCGTAGAATTTGAAGTCATCAAAAAAGCTGGTTCTTGGTTTAGTTATGGTGAAACCAAATTAGGACAAGGACGTGATGCGGTAAAATCTTTAATAAAAGATAATCCGGAATTAGCGGATGAGTTGGAAGCTAAAATTAAAGCGCACATCAAAGAATTGGCAAACGCCTAA
- a CDS encoding acyl-CoA thioesterase, producing the protein MTPKHPSESLTILTDLVLPSETNPLNNLFGGELLARMDRAASIAARRHSRRITVTASVNHVAFNRAIPLGSVVTVEAKVSRAFKSSMEIFIDVWTEDRESGNRTKANEAIYTFVAVDDTGRPVEVAPIMPETELEKHRFDDALRRKQLSLLLAGKIKPSEATELRALFVEK; encoded by the coding sequence ATGACTCCAAAACATCCTTCAGAATCCTTAACCATTTTAACCGATTTGGTTCTACCGAGCGAAACCAATCCTTTAAACAATCTTTTTGGCGGCGAATTATTAGCCCGTATGGATCGTGCAGCAAGTATCGCTGCCAGAAGACATTCGCGAAGAATTACGGTTACAGCATCTGTCAACCACGTAGCCTTTAACAGAGCCATTCCGCTAGGCAGTGTTGTTACTGTCGAAGCCAAAGTTTCCAGAGCTTTCAAAAGTTCAATGGAAATATTTATAGATGTTTGGACAGAAGACCGAGAATCTGGAAATCGTACCAAAGCCAACGAAGCCATTTATACCTTTGTAGCCGTTGATGACACCGGAAGACCTGTAGAAGTCGCGCCGATAATGCCCGAAACCGAACTGGAAAAACACCGTTTTGATGATGCATTACGACGAAAACAACTGAGCTTGCTTCTTGCTGGGAAAATTAAACCTAGTGAAGCCACCGAATTGAGAGCATTATTTGTAGAAAAATAG
- a CDS encoding DoxX family membrane protein: MNNVASILILVFLAITFLQSGYDKLFYWKDNVAWLKEHFAKTQLKNHVPLALLNVLILELISGILCVVGAIELVVNSGRLFGFYGAIFSSITLLMLLFGQRLAKDYDGARTIVIYFIPAVIAVYWLN; encoded by the coding sequence ATGAATAACGTAGCTTCTATTTTAATCCTAGTTTTTTTAGCTATTACTTTTCTGCAATCCGGTTATGACAAATTATTCTATTGGAAAGATAATGTAGCATGGCTGAAAGAACATTTTGCAAAAACCCAATTAAAAAACCACGTGCCTTTGGCCTTACTTAATGTTTTAATTTTAGAATTAATTTCAGGTATTTTGTGCGTGGTAGGCGCAATAGAATTAGTCGTAAACAGCGGAAGATTATTTGGTTTTTACGGAGCAATTTTTTCCAGCATAACCTTATTGATGTTGCTTTTTGGACAACGCCTGGCCAAAGATTATGATGGCGCCAGAACTATTGTCATCTATTTTATTCCTGCTGTAATAGCGGTGTATTGGTTGAATTAA
- a CDS encoding ATP-binding protein: MQFSEILGQEYIKSHLTKSADLGRIPHAQLFVGPEGSGTLAMAIAYSQYILCNNKNGENCGENESCNIKFEKISHPDLHFVYPTVSTDEVKKNPKSIDFIADWRQFIIENPYGSLFDWYAVLGVQNKQGEIRVDDAQEILKSLSLKSYEGGYKIMIVWMADKLNIAASNKLLKLLEEPPEKTVFILISENEEDIIQTIRSRCQVLNFNGLSEKAIAEALVFHYQTDQKTAYKIAHQAQGNYNKALHLLEEDGEEFPFEQWFVTWVRAAFKAKGNAAAIQDLILWSEQIAGLGRETQKKFLQFCIEMFRQALLLNYETRDLVYLEPKVEKFKLENFAPFVNGNNINDIFKELSDAMYHIERNGNAKIVLTDLSIKLTRLIHKK, encoded by the coding sequence ATGCAATTTTCAGAAATATTAGGGCAGGAATACATCAAAAGTCATTTGACAAAAAGTGCTGATTTAGGCAGAATTCCGCATGCTCAACTGTTTGTAGGGCCCGAAGGCAGCGGGACTTTGGCGATGGCAATTGCTTATTCCCAATATATTTTATGCAACAATAAAAATGGTGAAAATTGTGGCGAAAACGAATCTTGCAATATCAAATTCGAAAAAATTTCGCATCCCGATTTGCATTTTGTTTACCCGACAGTAAGCACAGATGAAGTCAAAAAAAATCCAAAAAGTATTGATTTCATTGCAGATTGGAGGCAATTCATCATCGAAAATCCGTATGGAAGTTTGTTTGATTGGTATGCTGTTTTAGGTGTTCAAAATAAACAAGGCGAAATCAGGGTTGATGATGCTCAGGAAATTTTAAAGTCTTTATCCTTAAAATCTTATGAAGGCGGTTATAAAATTATGATTGTCTGGATGGCCGATAAATTAAACATTGCAGCTTCTAATAAACTGCTGAAATTATTGGAAGAACCACCCGAAAAAACGGTGTTTATTTTAATTTCTGAAAACGAAGAGGATATTATACAAACGATTCGCTCCCGATGTCAGGTATTAAATTTCAATGGATTAAGCGAAAAAGCAATTGCCGAAGCATTAGTTTTTCACTATCAAACAGACCAAAAAACGGCTTATAAAATCGCTCATCAAGCACAAGGCAATTACAACAAAGCATTGCATTTGCTGGAAGAAGATGGCGAGGAATTTCCTTTTGAACAATGGTTCGTAACTTGGGTCAGAGCCGCATTTAAAGCCAAAGGTAACGCAGCTGCAATTCAGGATTTGATTCTTTGGAGTGAACAAATTGCAGGTTTAGGACGAGAAACGCAGAAAAAATTCCTGCAATTTTGTATCGAAATGTTCCGACAAGCTTTGTTGCTTAATTATGAAACCAGAGATTTAGTATATCTGGAACCAAAAGTCGAAAAATTCAAACTGGAAAACTTTGCTCCTTTTGTAAACGGAAATAATATAAATGATATTTTCAAAGAACTTTCGGATGCGATGTACCACATTGAAAGAAACGGAAATGCAAAAATAGTTTTAACCGATTTATCCATTAAACTCACACGTCTAATCCATAAAAAATAA
- a CDS encoding phosphoglycerate kinase — translation MKTINDFDFAAKKAIIRVDFNVPLDENFNVTDATRIEAAKPTIDKILADGGSVILMSHLGRPKGAEDKYSLKHILKTASEILGVPVQFASNCIGEVAKTASDNLKAGEVLLLENLRFYKEEEAGDVAFAKELASLGDIYVNDAFGTAHRAHASTTIIAQFFPNEKCFGLLLAKEIESLNKVLKNSEKPVTAVLGGSKVSSKITVIENILDKVDHMIIGGGMTFTFVKALGGKVGNSICEDDKQELALEILRLAKEKGVQIHIPVDVVAADDFSNTANTQIVDVREIPDGWEGLDAGPKSLENFKKVILESKTILWNGPLGVFEMESFANGTIQLGNFIAEATANGAFSLVGGGDSVAAVKQFGFEDKVSYVSTGGGAMLEMLEGRILPGIAAILD, via the coding sequence ATGAAGACTATAAACGATTTTGATTTTGCTGCTAAAAAAGCCATAATCCGCGTTGATTTCAACGTGCCTCTAGACGAAAATTTTAATGTAACGGATGCTACTCGTATCGAAGCAGCAAAACCAACTATTGATAAAATTCTTGCTGATGGCGGAAGCGTAATTTTGATGTCACACTTAGGCAGACCAAAAGGAGCAGAAGATAAATATTCATTGAAACATATTTTGAAAACAGCTTCAGAAATTCTTGGAGTTCCAGTTCAGTTTGCTTCAAATTGTATTGGTGAAGTAGCTAAAACGGCTTCCGATAATTTAAAAGCCGGAGAAGTTTTATTATTAGAAAATTTACGTTTTTACAAAGAAGAAGAAGCTGGTGATGTTGCTTTTGCAAAAGAATTAGCCTCTCTTGGAGATATTTATGTAAACGATGCTTTTGGGACCGCACACAGAGCACACGCTTCAACTACAATTATTGCGCAATTTTTTCCAAATGAAAAATGTTTTGGTTTATTGTTAGCAAAAGAAATAGAAAGTTTAAACAAAGTATTGAAAAACAGCGAAAAACCAGTAACAGCAGTTCTTGGAGGTTCAAAAGTTTCTTCGAAAATTACAGTTATCGAAAATATTTTGGATAAAGTAGACCACATGATTATTGGTGGTGGAATGACTTTTACTTTCGTGAAAGCTTTGGGTGGAAAAGTAGGAAATTCAATTTGTGAAGATGACAAACAAGAATTGGCTTTGGAAATCTTGAGATTGGCTAAAGAAAAAGGAGTTCAAATTCACATTCCGGTTGATGTTGTTGCCGCTGATGATTTTTCGAATACTGCAAACACACAAATTGTTGATGTAAGAGAAATTCCTGACGGTTGGGAAGGATTAGATGCAGGACCAAAATCATTGGAAAACTTCAAAAAAGTAATTTTAGAATCAAAAACAATTCTATGGAACGGACCATTAGGTGTTTTTGAAATGGAAAGTTTCGCAAACGGAACAATACAATTAGGGAACTTTATTGCAGAAGCAACTGCAAACGGTGCTTTCTCACTTGTGGGTGGTGGAGATTCTGTTGCAGCTGTAAAACAATTTGGTTTTGAAGATAAAGTAAGCTACGTTTCAACTGGAGGAGGAGCAATGTTAGAAATGCTTGAAGGTAGAATTTTACCTGGAATCGCTGCAATTTTAGACTAA